Proteins encoded by one window of Xiphias gladius isolate SHS-SW01 ecotype Sanya breed wild chromosome 15, ASM1685928v1, whole genome shotgun sequence:
- the xpnpep1 gene encoding xaa-Pro aminopeptidase 1: protein MSPKITGELLRQLRQVMRNCKYFSEPIQAYIIPSGDAHQSEYIAPCDCRREFICGFNGSAGTAIVTEQYAAMWTDGRYFLQASQQMDNNWTLMKMGLKETPSQEDWLISILPENSKVGVDPWIIAADQWKNMSKALTSAGHSLVAVQDNLIDAVWTDRPKRPSTQLRTLGLEYTGMSWQDKIITLRAKMTERKINWFVATALDEIAWLFNLRGADIEYNPVFFAYTIVGMKTLKLFVDLKRLSDPALRDHLQLDSPSKPELSIKTFPYESVYTELQAICAALGPKDKVWICDKASCALTKVIPKAHRTPIPYTPLCLAKAVKNATEVQGMKMAHIKDAVALCELFAWLEKEIPKGTVTEISAADKAEELRSQQKDFVGLSFPTISSVGPNGAIIHYRPLPETNRTLTMNEVYLIDSGAQYVDGTTDVTRTMHFGTPSAFEKECFTYVLKGHIAVSAAVFPNGTKGHLLDSFARAALWESGLDYLHGTGHGVGCFLNVHEGPCGISYKTFADEPLEAGMIVSDEPGYYEDGSFGIRLENVVLVVPAKPKYNYRNRGSLTFDPLTLVPIQVKMMNTELLTQKERDWVNEYHRKCREVVGAELERQGRKEALEWLVRETQPMI from the exons ATGTCTCCAAAGATCACTGGAGAGCTGCTCAGGCAGCTTCGCCAGGTGATGAGGAATTGCAAGTACTTCTCTGAGCCAATACAGGCCTACATCATCCCTTCTGGAGATGCCCACCAG AGTGAATACATTGCACCATGCGACTGCAGACGTGAATTTATCTGTGGATTTAATGGCTCTGCAG GTACAGCCATTGTCACAGAGCAGTATGCTGCAATGTGGACCGACGGGCGGTATTTCCTCCAGGCCAGCCAGCAGATGGACAACAACTGGACCCTAATGAAGATGG GACTGAAAGAGACGCCCTCTCAGGAGGACTGGCTGATCAGCATCCTGCCAGAGAACTCCAAAGTGGGAGTGGATCCTTGGATCATCGCTGCTG ACCAGTGGAAGAACATGTCCAAGGCGCTGACCAGTGCAGGCCACTCCCTAGTGGCTGTGCAGGATAACTTGATCGATGCAGTTTGGACTGATCGTCCAAAAAGACCCAGCACACAGCTCCGCACCCTGGGATTAGAGTACACTG GTATGTCCTGGCAAGACAAGATCATCACGTTGCGAGCGAAGATGACGGAGAGGAAAATCAACTGGTTTGTTGCCACGGCATTGGACGAGATTGCAT gGCTTTTTAACCTCCGTGGTGCCGACATAGAGTACAACCCAGTTTTCTTCGCATATACCATCGTGGGAATGAAGACATTAAA GCTTTTTGTGGACCTAAAGCGTCTTTCGGATCCCGCTCTGAGAGACCATCTGCAGCTGGACTCGCCCAGTAAGCCTGAGCTTAGCATCAAGACGTTCCCGTACGAGTCAGTCTACACTGAGCTCCAGGCCATCTGCGCTGCACTCGGCCCCAAGGACAAAGTGTGGATCTGTGACAAGGCCAGTTGCGCTCTCACAAAGGTCATCCCCAAG GCCCACAGGACTCCAATTCCCTACACTCCTCTCTGCCTCGCCAAGGCTGTGAAGAATGCCACTGAGGTTCAAGGCATGAAAATGGCCCAT ATCAAGGATGCAGTTGCCCTTTGTGAACTCTTTGCTTGGTTGGAAAAGgag attccAAAAGGCACCGTGACAGAGATCTCTGCTGCCGATAAGGCTGAAGAATTACGCAG tcAACAGAAAGACTTTGTCGGCCTCAGTTTCCCCACAATCTCCAGCGTTGGTCCAAATGGAGCGATCATACATTACAG ACCACTGCCTGAAACCAACAGAACCCTCACCATGAATGAAGTTTACCTGATCGACTCTGGAGCTCAATATGT TGATGGAACCACAGACGTCACGCGCACCATGCACTTTGGGACACCATCTGCTTTTGAGAAG GAATGCTTTACCTATGTACTGAAGGGACACATAGctgtcagtgctgctgttttCCCCAATGGAACAAAAG GCCACCTGCTGGACTCATTTGCCCGTGCAGCCCTGTGGGAGTCGGGGCTGGACTACCTCCACGGTACAGGCCACGGTGTGGGCTGCTTCCTCAACGTCCACGAGGGGCCCTGTGGCATCAGCTACAAGACCTTCGCTGATGAGCCTCTGGAGGCCGGCATGATCGTCAGTGACG AACCTGGGTACTATGAAGATGGATCTTTCGGCATTCGCCTGGAAAATGTGGTCCTTGTTGTACCAGCTAAGCCCAAA TACAACTACAGAAACAGAGGGAGCCTGACCTTTGATCCCCTCACTCTGGTACCTATCCAAGTCAAGATGATGAACACAGAGCTGCTCACCCAGAAGGAG CGGGACTGGGTGAATGAGTACCACAGGAAGTGCCGGGAGGTGGTTGGAGCAGAGCTGGAGAGGCAGGGCAGGAAGGAGGCACTGGAGTGGCTGGTCAGAGAGACCCAGCCAATGATCTGA